TCCGCTGCGCGTTCAGCGCGGCCACGGCATCGAGCGCCGTGTCGACCGTCTCGCCGGCGACGAACCGATCGGCGAACCGCTTCGCGAGCCGGTTGCGGCGAATGAAGCGAAAGACCTTCTGCTGATTCGAGAGATAGAGCAGCGTGCTACGGAGCATGACACCTCGGGTGGGGCGGGCGGGGAAATATACCTAAGCCGAGGGGCGGCTCTGATACGTCGGCGCTGGCACTTCGGCGCTGGGACGCCGGCGCCGATACCGCGCGTTCCCAGCGCCGCGGTATCAGGGCCGCCGTAACAGCGCCGCCTCACCAGCGCCACTCCTACTAGGCCCGTAGTTGACAACCACCGCATCCCACCGCATTCTTGCCACTAACCACATAGTAGGAGAGCCGATGACCGATCGTACGCTCGGCGAACGGGAGCTCGACGTGATGGGCGTGCTCTGGAGCCTCGGGTCCGGCACGGTCGCGGAGGTGCGCGACCGGCTCCCTGCCTCCCTCGCCTACACCACCGTGCTCACCATCCTCCGCAACCTCGAGGCGAAGGGGTTCGTGCGCCACGACGCGGAGGGCAAGGCGCACCGCTACTCGCCGCTCGTCGCGCACGCCGCGGCGCGACGCTCCGCGCTGCAGCGCCTCGTCGACAAGCTGTTCCACGGATCGGCCGAGCTGCTCGTGGCGGAGCTCGTGCGCGACCGCGCGCTCGACGCCGACGAGGTGGCCCGCCTCGCGCGCACGCTGCGCGACACCGACACGTCGACGCGCCCCGCCGGACGCCGCACGCGGAGGTCGCCGTGATCGCGCTGTGGATGCTCGCGGCGACGCTCGTCGCCGTCGCGCTGGGCCTCGCTGCCGCGGCCGCGGAGCACGTGGCGCGGATGTGGCGCCGCCCGGCGCGTCACGCGTGGACCGTCGCGCTGCTCGGCGCGCTGCTGCTGCCCACCGCCGCGGCGCTGCTCGGACGCGCGCGCCCCGCGCCGGCGCCCGGTGCCGCCGCGGCCTCCGCCGACCCGACGATGCCCGTGCGCCTCGCGACGATCGTGGTGCGCGCGGAGTACGCCCCGCGACTCGCCGCGCGCCTCGCGCCGCTCGACCGACCGCTCGGCGCGACGTGGCTCGCGCTCGCCGCGCTCGCGCTGGCGCTCGTCGCTCGCGGCGCGTCGGGGCTCGCGCGCGCCCGTCGCTCGTGGCGCGCGCACGAGGTGGACGGCACGCCGGTGCTCGTCACCGACGACGTCGGCCCCGCGGTCGTCGGGCTGCGTCGGCCGGCCATCGTGCTCCCGGAGTGGGCGCTCGCGCTCGATGCACCGCTGCGCGCGCTCGTCGTGCGCCACGAGCAGGAGCACGTCCGCGCCCGCGACCCGCTGCACCTCGCGCTCGGTGCGTTAGGCATCGTGCTCATGCCGTGGAACCCGGGCGTGTGGTGGCAGCTGCGCCGCCTGCGCGCGGCGCTCGAGATCGACTGCGACGCCCGCGTGCTGGCCGCGCAGGGCGCGCACCGCGACGTCTCGCGCTACGGGCTGCTGCTGCTCGCCGTCGCCCAGCGGCGCGCGACCGCCAGCCCGCTCCATGGCCTCGCGGGCGCCCCCGCGCTCGCCGAATCCACGTCCGACCTGTCACGGAGGATCCACGCCATGCGCTCGCCCGTCCCCGAGAACCGCGTCCTGCGCACCGTGTTAGGCACCGTCGCCGCGGCCGCCGCCGTCGCGCTCGCGGCCGCCGCGTGCGCCGGCTCGCGCGACGCCCTGTCGCCGAACGCGGCGCCGCGCCAGAAGGCGATCGAGGCCGACAAGCCCGTGCCGACGACGGCCTCCGCGGATTCCGCGCACCGCGGGGCGGCCAACCCGCCGGGCGTGCGCACGCTCGACGTCGTGCGCGCCGACGAGGCGGTCGACGCGTCGAGCGCGCCGCGTCCGGTCACGCAGCCGCGCAGTGCCGACGCGATGAAGCAGAGCGGCCCGCCACAGGTCGTGAACGGGCCGTACTTCGAGTTCCAGGTCGAGAAGCCCGTCGCGCCGGCGCCCGGGAACATGGGGCCGCGCTACCCCGACGAGCTGCGCGCGGCGAAGGTCGAGGGCACCGTGTACGCCGCGTTCGTGGTCGACACCACCGGCCTGCCGATCATGGACACGTTCAAGGTCATGAAGTCCGACCACCCGCTGTTCACGCAGGCCGTGAGGACCGCGCTGGCCGAGATGAAGTTCGTGCCGGCGATGGTGGGCGACCGCAAGGTGAAGCAGCTCGTCCAGGCCCCGTTCCAGTTCTCGCTGTCGAAGTGACGACGAGCATCACGGCCGGATAGGGAAAGGGGAGAGGCTCGCACCTCGTCCCCATCGCTATCCGGCCGTTTCCGCGTGATCCGCGTGATCCGCGTCCGATCTCGTGGAGTCATGCACGAGGTGGAACCGTCCACGCCGCGCCGGCGCTCAGGGCACCGGCATCCGCTTCCCGTTAGGCACCCCCGCCAGCCGCACGATCGGGAAGTCCCCGCCCACGCGCAGGAACGGGTCGAGCTGGTTCCACGTCGCGAGCCCGTCGTCGCTCTGCGGCTCGAGCAGCTCCTGCGCCACGAGCGCGAGGGGCTGCGCCGCGGGGACGAAGAAGCCCCCGGCGTCGACGCGGCGACGGTCGGTGCGCCACTGCCCCTCCAGCCGCACCTCGTTGTGCCCCTGGAACGGCCGCGGGGCGCGCACCACGGAGTCGGTGCGGAACACCTGCGCCTCCACGTCGCCCGACGCGGAATCGGCGCGCTCCACGCGCACGCCGTGCAGCCGCAGCGTGCGCACCGCGCGCTCCTGGTCGGCGCCGAGTGCCCAGCCGCCCGTCGGCAGCGCGGCGCGCAGCGTCGGGTCGAACCGGTCGTAGATCGGCATGTCGATCGTCCGGTAGTGCCCCGTGCGCCGGTAGCCGCGCGGCACGCCGGGCTCAGTCACCGTCATCGTGTCGGCGAGCCGCACGACGTCCTCGGCGATCACCGGACCGGTGCGCGGCGACGTCGTGAGACGCGCGCGCAGCACGCCCTCGTTAGGCGTCGCCGGGCGGCGCGTACGCGCGACGATCGCCGGCCCCTGCGCCGCGACGAGCGACAGCAGCTCGCGCACGAACGCGTACGTCGACTCCACGCGCTTCTCGAACGGGTCGTGCGAGAACGCCTCGCTCAGCACGGACAGCTTGCCGCGCAGGCCGAAGTAGTTCGTGCCGTAGCGCGCGCGGTGGTCGTACGTCTCCCAGCCGCGCTTCACCGTGTCGGTGAGCGCGCGCTCGTTGAACTCGCGCACGAAGTTGCCGTACGGGAACGTGCTCACGTGCCGGCGGTCGCGCACCCGCCGCTCCAGCTCCGGCAGCAGCGTGTCCTGGTTGAACGCGTGCAGCGGCGCGCCCGGGTGCAGCGACGGCGAGTAGGTCAGCGCGTAGCCGTGATAGCTGCCGTCGGTCGTGTGCAGGTCGACGAACATGTCGGGGTCCCACCGCTCGAACGCGGCGAGCGATGCGCGCGTCTCCGGCGCCTCGGCCTTCGTGTAGTCGCGGTTCAGATCGAGCCCCATCGCGTTCGCGCGCGTGCCGACGAGCACCGGCCCATTCTGCTCCGTGCGATTGATCGTCTGCGGCGCGATCGCCTCGTTGCCGTCGGCGTTGTACACCGGCACGGCGATCAGCACGAGCGAGTCGAGCACGTTGGGCCGCGGATCGAGCGCGAGGTCGCGGAGGACCATCTGCAGCGCCTCCTTCCCCTCCACCTCACCCGCGTGGATGTTCGCCTGCACGTAGACGACCGGCTTGCCCGACGCGCGCGCCTCCTCCGGCGTGTGCACCCACGGCCGCGACGCGACGATGAACGCGATGTCCGCTCCCTGCGCGGACTTCCCCATCGACAGCTCGGTGATCGGCGCGCCGATGCGGGCGAGCGAGTCGAGGAACATGTAGACGTCGCTCAGCCGCGAGGTCTCCATGTAGTGCGTGCGCTCGGCGCGCGTGAGCGGGAACGGCGCGTGCCGCCCCGCCTCGGCCGCCGCGCGTCCCGCGGCCATCGCTCCCTGCACCGCCTTCGGATCGACCTTCGTCTGGAGCCCCTTCGGCCCGCACGCCGCGAGGAACAGCGAGAGGGACGCAGCACGCAGCACGCAGCGGTTTGTCATAGGTTCTCGAGCACGAAGCGGGTGAGCGACTCGAACAGGTGCGGCTGCGCGTTGCCGCCGGAGATCGAGTGCGTGCGGTTCGGATACAACAGCATCGAGAACGGCTTGTTCGCCGCCACCAGCGCGTTCGCCAGCACGATCGAGTTCTGGGGATGCACGTTGTCGTCGCCCGTGCCGTACGCGAGGAGGAAGCGCGCCGTCATGCCGCCCAGATACGTGAGCACCGAGGAGCGGCGGTAGCCGTCGGCGTTCTCCTGCGGCGTCCACATGAAGCGCTCGGTGTAGATCGTGTCGTAGTAGCGCATGTCGACCACCGGCGCGACGGACATGCCGGCCTTGAACACCGACCCGCCGCGCGAGAGCGTGAGCGCCGTCATGTAGCCGCCGTAGCTCCACCCCCACAGCCCGATGCGCGATGCGTCGGCCCACGGCTGTCGGCCGATCCACTTCGCCGCGTCGATCTGGTCCTGCGACTCGCGCACGCCGAGCTGGTACTGCGTGAGCTTGCGGAACTCGCGCCCGCGCCACGCCGCGCCGCGGTTGTCCACCACCATCACGACGTAGCCCTTCTCCGCCAGCATCTCGTGCCACAGGAAGCGCGTGCCGCTCCACGCGTCGTTCACCTGCGGCGCGGCTGGGCCGCCGTAGACGTACATCAGCACCGGGTACTGCCGCGTGGAGTCGAACGCCGGCGGCACGATGCGGTACGCGTCGAGCTGGGTGCCGTCGGGCATCGGGACCTTCAGGAACGCGGGGCGCCGGACGCCCGACGCCGCGAGCCGCGCCGCCACCGGCGCGTTGTCCTCGAGCGTGCGCACGACGCGCAGCGACGGCAGCTCCACCAGCTCGACCACCGGCGGCTCCGACAGGCGCGACCGGACGTCGACCGCATACTTCGCGTTCGGCGAGACGGTGAACGCGTGCGTGCCGGGCACCGTCGTCACGCGCCGGCAGCTCCCGCGCTCGAGCGGGCAGCGGAACAGCTGACGCTCCATCGGCGTCGGCGCGGCGGCGAGCACGTACGCCACGCCCGCCGCCTCGTCGACCGCGGCGAGCTCCAGGTAGTCCGCCCCGTCGGGCGTGATCTGCCTGACGGCGCGGCCGCTCCGATCGTACAGCACGTACTGTCGCCAGCCGGTGCGGTCGGTGCGCAGCAGGAAGCGTTTGCCGTCGGCGAGCCACGTCACCGCCTCCCCTTCCACGTCCACGTACGCGGAGTCGCGCTCGGTGAGCGCGGTGCGCCCGGCGCCGCTCGTCGCGCTCACCACCATCAGGTCGAGCCGGTCCTGCTTGCGCACGAGCCGCTGCACGGCGACGGAGTCGACATCCACCCACTCCATGCGCGCGAGATACTGGCCGGTGTCGGGGCCGACGGCGAGCCACTTCGTGGGGCCACCGTCGGCATTCACGACGCCTAACGTGACGCGCGAGTTCGGCGTCCCGGCCTTCGGGTAGCGGAGCACGCTCACCACCGGATACAGCGCCTCGGTCTCGTTCACGATCGGGTACGCCGGCACCGCCGTCTGATCGAAGCGCCAGTACGCCAGCCGCTTCGAGTCCGGGCTCCAGCGGAACGCGTCGCGCAGGCCGAGCTCCTCCTCGTACACCCAGTCGGTGGTGCCGTTGATGACGTCGTCCGAGCCGTCGGTGGTGAGCTGGCGCGCCTGCCCCGTCGCGAGATCGGTGACCCACAGGTTGTTGCCGCGCACGTACGCCACCGAGCGGCTGTCGGGCGAGAACTTCGCGAACATCTGCAGGTCGGGGTCGGCCGCGCCGCTCGCGAGCCCGCGCCCGACGAAGCTCGGCACGCCGCCGCTCACCCCGCCGTGCTCCTTGCCGAGCGCCTCGCCCGCCATCGAGTCCGCCGCGTGCGTCGGTCGCGCGCCGCCGAGCGTGGAGCCGACGGCGATCGGCCGCACCATCTTCGTGTCGAAGTCGACGACGTGGTAGACGCCCCGCGTGTTACTGCGCCACACGCGCACCGAGTTGTGAAAGAGCAGCGCCTTTCGCTCGTCCGGCGACAGCTCGATCTCCTCGATCGCGATCGGCCGACGGTCCGCGTCGACGAGCGCCCTCGCCTCGACGAGCACCGTGGTCTGCCCGGTGACCGCGTCGACGCGTACGATGTCGACGCCGCCGCCGCGCGCGCGGCGCGCCTCCACCCACGACCGGCCATCCTTGAGCCATCGCACGTCGGGGCCGCCCTGCGGCGCGAGCTCGGCGCTGCGGAAGATGCGGTCGACCGTGAGGGGGGTGGCCTGCGCGCCTAACGGCGCGGCGGTGACGGCGATGAGGGCGAGATTGGCGAGTCTGACGGTCATGGGACGGCGTTGAGCGGATGCTGCGCTACTGCGCTGCGCTACTGCGCTGGGACACTGCGGCGGCGATACGACGCTGACGATACTCCGCGATGATGCGCATACGACGCCAACACCGCGGCACGGCGCCGTGCCGCGCAGTCGAGCGGTGCGAGCGTCGTTTGCGCGTCATCGCGTCCCACCGCCAGCGCCGTACCGCCCGCGCCGTAGTGATTCATTGCACGACGAGCAGACCCACCTCCCCGCCGTAAGCGTCGCGCACCTTGGAGATCCCCGGCGGCGCGACCCATGGCCCGCCGTCGAGGCGAACGTTCACGCGGTGGATGCCCGGTGAGAGGAACACGTTCAGCGTGAACGTGCCGTTGCCCGACGACACGAGCGGCGTCGGAAGCCAGTCCGTGAAGTCGCCGATCAGCTCCACCGCCGTCGCGCCGGGTGCGCGCAGCCGTAGCGTGCGCGTGCCGTTCGGCTCGGTCAGAACGGTGAACTGCGCGGCGCTCGCGCTCGGCCGCAGTCGACCGAGCTCGTAGGGCTGCGTGAGCTCCGCGACCCGCGCCGGATCCGAGGCGCGCGGCGCGTGCGTCGCGATGCGTACCGCGGCCGACGCGTAGCGGCCGCCGGGCAGCCCGCGCCACAGCTCCGTTGGGAAGACGCCAGCGCCGCCGATGAGGGCGAGGTGCGACATGAGCCAGTACGTGCCCCCGATCTCGGCCCACCGCGACACGCCCGTGGAGACCGCGCCCTGACGGTAGCCCGCCGTCGCCGTCACCTCGGCGCGTGGCGGCGACCAGCGCGCGCCGACGATGAAGTCGGCGTACTTCAGCGAGCCCACCCGCGTCGGCAGCGCCTGCGCGGTGAGCGTCGCCTCGCCGGAGCGCCACCATCCGCCGACGTCGGCCTGGACGAGGTCGTCCGGGAGGTTGAACCCCTGCGTGACGACGCCGAATCCCGTGCCGAGCCAGAGCCCGCGGTCCGCCTCCGCGATGTGCACGCGTCCGACGGCGAGCAGGTTCGTGGCCGCGGAGTCGCCGAGCCGGCTGTAGCGCGTGTTCGATGCGGTGGCGAACAGCTCGCCGCGCGCCTTCCAGACGGCGGGGGACATCACCGACGCGGCGAGCGTCCCCTCGAAGCTGTAGTTCCCCGTCTCGAGGAACTGGCTGTACGCGCCGCGCGCGACGAAGCTCGCGCGCCCGGCCTCGACGCGGAACGCGGGGCTCAGCGTGGCCACGCTCGACCGGAGGAACTCGTCGTAGGCGACGCTGGCCGCGCCGACGTCGAGCGATCCGGTGACCTGCGCGTGCTGCGCCGCGAGTGGGCTCGACTCGATCGGGAAGGTCACGACGGCCGCTGCGGCGCCGCCGAGCCACGCGCCGACACGCGATCGACGCGACACGGTCACGATGTGGGACGACCTCTGCTACCCGGGCGCGGGCGCGATGAGCGCGGCATGTACCGGAAGTTAGCGCGTGCGCACGACGACGGCGACGCTGTCCGGTTCGCTGCGTGAACGAGACGATCGCGAAGCGACGACGGGCCGACGCGTCAGCGCCGGCCCGTCGGGGCGGGAAGCGTGCGAGCGTCGCTCAGGGGCGCCGCTTGCCGGTCGGGGCGCCTGCACCGGCCCCCGTCGGCGGGCCGCTCGACTGGTCGCGCGCGAAGCTCGCCGAGAACTCGCTCGCGTGGAGCAGCGCGGCCGCGGCGGGCGCGGCACCCATGCCGACGTCGCGCTCGACGTCGCGGCGGAACGCCACGAGCTGCTCGTCGGCGATGCCGTTCTTCGTCAGCGCGAAGATGCTCTCGGTCGCGGTGCTCACCGGGACGCCGTTCGCGATGAGCCCCGAGAGCACGCCGAGGGGCACCGACACCGGCTGGCCCGGGCGCTCACGGCGCAGTCGGGCGAGCACGTCGGGATCGACGCCGCCGCGGAGCGCCATCGCGGCCGCCGACAGCTCGCCGGCGAACGACTGCGGTCCGAGCTTCTCGCGAGCGATCGCGAGATCGACGACGAGCTTCCGCACCTCGCGGATGATCGCCTCGCCGGGCGCGCCCTTCGCGGCCCCCTCGAGCGCCCGGTCGACGAGCGGCTCGGCGGGGATGCCGCGCGCGAACGCGGAGTCGACGATGCGCTCGACCGTCGGGAGCGTGTGCTTGTCGAGTCGCCCCTCGAGGCGGGCCCGGAACCACGCCGGGGTGACCGGCTGCTGCGCGCCGGTCGGAACGGCACCCAGCGCGGCCAGCAGCCACGCCGACGCCAGGACGAAGCGGCTGCTGCGGGACCTCATGTGCTCATCCCCTCACGGGCGACCGTGACGATGGAGCTGGGACGGCCGAAGTCGTCGCCCGCCACGCGGGGTGCGCGCGGGTCGGCCTTCCACTCGCCGTCGATGAGAAACGCGTACGAATAGACGCCCGGCGGCAGCTGGACGTCGATGGACCACAGGCCGTTGCCGTTCTTGACCGGCGTGAGCTTCGTCTTCGCCTGATCCCAGTCGTTGAAGTCGCCGACGAGGGCGACCTGCTTGGCGCCGGGCGCGACGATGTAGAACTTCGTGACGAACACCGTGTCGGGCGCCGGCTTCCCCTTCGAGATGGCGGGGAACTCGCCGGTGGCGCGCGGGAACTCGCCGGTGTGGCGAAGATCCTCGGCCACGCGGACGCTCGGCTGCTCGCGGCGCAGCCCGAACAGCGCGGCGACGATCGCGATCCCCGCCGCGGCGAGCGCGCCGAGCGGCGACACGCTGAATCGCACCGGGCGCGGGCGAACCAGCCACGCCCACTTGCTCGGCGCACGGGACACGCGCGGCGCCGCTGCCACCATGAGCGGCGCGGCACGGATCGCCGCCATCACCCCGCGGTCGATCCCGGGTCCCAGGTCCTCTGGCCGACGCAGCGCGATCGCCATCCGCTCGATCGTCGCGTCGACCCCCTCGTCCTCAAGCACTGTAGGCCTCCTGTAGAAGCCCGCGTAGTCGGTCGCAGGCCCGCTTGACTCTCATCTTCAAGGCGGAGACCCCAGCGCCGGTGATCTCCGCCATCTCCTCGTAGCTCAATCCTTCCACGTGCTTCAGCAGGAAGGCCTCGCGCTGGTCCGAGTCGAGCTGCGCGAGCGCGCGCTCGATCTCTTCCCGCCAGGCCGTCTGCTCGGCCGGATGCGATTCCGCTGCCGACCGTGTCGCCACCTCGTCGGAGACGAACGTCCGCGCTCTCCGCGTCGACCGCGCTCCCGCCGTGCGGCACCGGTTCACGAGGATGCTGAACAGCCACGACCCGAATCGTTCCGGATCGTCGCATCGCCCGATCGCCCGGTAGGCCCGGATGAAGGCGTCCTGCAACGCTTCCTGCGCGTCTTCGCGATTGCCGAGCATGCGCAGCGCGTACCGCGAGAGCCGCGGCCGATAGCGCGTGACCAGAATCGCGTAGGCGTCGACGTCCCCGCCCATGATGCGTGAGACGATCTCCGCGTCCGTCATCTCCACGACAGAAAGACCCCCGACCGATCGTCCCCGTCACCGCGGTGAGCGCCGAGGCTGTCTGGCCCCGCTCCCGCCCCCCGCCAGGCACCCCTTTCGGGCGATCCGGCGGTCCCCTGGAGGATACCCCCGACGTGGCGATTCGGCATCGGTCCGTCCGCCGTCTTCATCTCTCTCCGTACGCGGTTGGACACCGCGTTCCTGTCAAAGGTGCCTCGGTGCCAGCGCCGTGCCGGTCGCCGCGAGGTACCGGAACGGCCCCCCGCGCCATGCCGGGAAGCCGATGCCGAACACCGCGCCGACGTCGCCGTCGCGCGCCGAGCGGATGATCCCCTCCGCGAGGCAGCGCTCCGCCTCCTCGAGCAGCGGCCCCACCGTTCGCCGCACGATCTCCTCGGGCGCCATGCGCGTGCGGCGCTCGCCGGTGGGGAGCAGCGCATACACGGACTCGTCGACGCCGCGCTTCTTCCCGGCGGCGTCGTACCGATAGAAGCCGAGCCTACCCTTCCTGCCGAGACGACCCGCATCGAGCACACGAAGCAGCGACTGCGCGGGCGCCATGCGTGCCCCGAACGCGTCGTGCATGATGCGCCCCGACTTCCCCGCGATGTCGAGCCCCACCTCGTCGAGCAGCGTGATCGGGCCCACGGGAAACCCGAAGTCGACGAGCGCGCGATCGATCGCGTCGATCGCCACGCCCTCGTCGAGGAGCCGCCCCGCCCCGCCGACGTACGGGTTCAGGATGCGATTCACGTAGAACCCCGGCCCGTCGCGCACGACGATCACCGTCTTGCCGAGCCGCTTCCCGAACGCGACCGCGGTCGCCGTCGTCTCCGGTGCCGTGCCGTCGGCCTCGATCACCTCGAGCAGCGGCATCTTCGCGACGGGCGAGAAGAAGTGCATGCCGATCACGCGCTCGGGGCGCGCCGCGCGCTCGGCCAGCCGGGCGATGGGGATGGTGCTCGTGTTCGATGCGACGATGGCGTCGGGTGCGGCGCGCTCGATCTCGTCGATCACGCGGCGCTTCACGTCGAGATCCTCGAACACCGCCTCGATCACGAGGTCGGCGCGTCGGAAGCCGGTGTAGTCGGTGGTGCCCGTCACGAGATCCGCGCGCGCGGCCGCGAGCCCCTTCCCGACACGCCCGGCGTCGGTGTCGCGGAGCCTGACGGGCGTGCCCACCGCGGCGGCGGCGGCGGCGATGCCGGCACCCATGAACCCCGCGCCGACGACGCCGAGCTTCGCGACGGCGCGCGGCGCCGCGGCGGACCCGGGATCCTTCTTCAGCGCCGTCGTGGCGAAGAACAGGTACACGAGCTCGCGCGACACCGCGCTCACCGCGAGCTCGCCGAAGTGGCGCGCCTCCGCGCGCAGCCCCGCGTCCACGCCGCGGGCATAGCCCTCGCGCACCGCGTCGAGCACGGCGAGCGGCGCGGGATAGTGGCCGTGCGTGCGCCGCAGCACGCGCTCGCGCGCCTGCCGCAGCACGAGCGCGCGTCCGAGCGCGTTGCCGTCGAGCAGGCGCGCGG
This DNA window, taken from Gemmatirosa kalamazoonensis, encodes the following:
- a CDS encoding isoamylase early set domain-containing protein, with the translated sequence MLEDEGVDATIERMAIALRRPEDLGPGIDRGVMAAIRAAPLMVAAAPRVSRAPSKWAWLVRPRPVRFSVSPLGALAAAGIAIVAALFGLRREQPSVRVAEDLRHTGEFPRATGEFPAISKGKPAPDTVFVTKFYIVAPGAKQVALVGDFNDWDQAKTKLTPVKNGNGLWSIDVQLPPGVYSYAFLIDGEWKADPRAPRVAGDDFGRPSSIVTVAREGMST
- a CDS encoding BlaI/MecI/CopY family transcriptional regulator; translated protein: MTDRTLGERELDVMGVLWSLGSGTVAEVRDRLPASLAYTTVLTILRNLEAKGFVRHDAEGKAHRYSPLVAHAAARRSALQRLVDKLFHGSAELLVAELVRDRALDADEVARLARTLRDTDTSTRPAGRRTRRSP
- a CDS encoding RNA polymerase sigma factor, which encodes MTDAEIVSRIMGGDVDAYAILVTRYRPRLSRYALRMLGNREDAQEALQDAFIRAYRAIGRCDDPERFGSWLFSILVNRCRTAGARSTRRARTFVSDEVATRSAAESHPAEQTAWREEIERALAQLDSDQREAFLLKHVEGLSYEEMAEITGAGVSALKMRVKRACDRLRGLLQEAYSA
- a CDS encoding M14 family metallopeptidase, with protein sequence MTNRCVLRAASLSLFLAACGPKGLQTKVDPKAVQGAMAAGRAAAEAGRHAPFPLTRAERTHYMETSRLSDVYMFLDSLARIGAPITELSMGKSAQGADIAFIVASRPWVHTPEEARASGKPVVYVQANIHAGEVEGKEALQMVLRDLALDPRPNVLDSLVLIAVPVYNADGNEAIAPQTINRTEQNGPVLVGTRANAMGLDLNRDYTKAEAPETRASLAAFERWDPDMFVDLHTTDGSYHGYALTYSPSLHPGAPLHAFNQDTLLPELERRVRDRRHVSTFPYGNFVREFNERALTDTVKRGWETYDHRARYGTNYFGLRGKLSVLSEAFSHDPFEKRVESTYAFVRELLSLVAAQGPAIVARTRRPATPNEGVLRARLTTSPRTGPVIAEDVVRLADTMTVTEPGVPRGYRRTGHYRTIDMPIYDRFDPTLRAALPTGGWALGADQERAVRTLRLHGVRVERADSASGDVEAQVFRTDSVVRAPRPFQGHNEVRLEGQWRTDRRRVDAGGFFVPAAQPLALVAQELLEPQSDDGLATWNQLDPFLRVGGDFPIVRLAGVPNGKRMPVP
- a CDS encoding M56 family metallopeptidase; the encoded protein is MIALWMLAATLVAVALGLAAAAAEHVARMWRRPARHAWTVALLGALLLPTAAALLGRARPAPAPGAAAASADPTMPVRLATIVVRAEYAPRLAARLAPLDRPLGATWLALAALALALVARGASGLARARRSWRAHEVDGTPVLVTDDVGPAVVGLRRPAIVLPEWALALDAPLRALVVRHEQEHVRARDPLHLALGALGIVLMPWNPGVWWQLRRLRAALEIDCDARVLAAQGAHRDVSRYGLLLLAVAQRRATASPLHGLAGAPALAESTSDLSRRIHAMRSPVPENRVLRTVLGTVAAAAAVALAAAACAGSRDALSPNAAPRQKAIEADKPVPTTASADSAHRGAANPPGVRTLDVVRADEAVDASSAPRPVTQPRSADAMKQSGPPQVVNGPYFEFQVEKPVAPAPGNMGPRYPDELRAAKVEGTVYAAFVVDTTGLPIMDTFKVMKSDHPLFTQAVRTALAEMKFVPAMVGDRKVKQLVQAPFQFSLSK
- a CDS encoding S9 family peptidase, which produces MTVRLANLALIAVTAAPLGAQATPLTVDRIFRSAELAPQGGPDVRWLKDGRSWVEARRARGGGVDIVRVDAVTGQTTVLVEARALVDADRRPIAIEEIELSPDERKALLFHNSVRVWRSNTRGVYHVVDFDTKMVRPIAVGSTLGGARPTHAADSMAGEALGKEHGGVSGGVPSFVGRGLASGAADPDLQMFAKFSPDSRSVAYVRGNNLWVTDLATGQARQLTTDGSDDVINGTTDWVYEEELGLRDAFRWSPDSKRLAYWRFDQTAVPAYPIVNETEALYPVVSVLRYPKAGTPNSRVTLGVVNADGGPTKWLAVGPDTGQYLARMEWVDVDSVAVQRLVRKQDRLDLMVVSATSGAGRTALTERDSAYVDVEGEAVTWLADGKRFLLRTDRTGWRQYVLYDRSGRAVRQITPDGADYLELAAVDEAAGVAYVLAAAPTPMERQLFRCPLERGSCRRVTTVPGTHAFTVSPNAKYAVDVRSRLSEPPVVELVELPSLRVVRTLEDNAPVAARLAASGVRRPAFLKVPMPDGTQLDAYRIVPPAFDSTRQYPVLMYVYGGPAAPQVNDAWSGTRFLWHEMLAEKGYVVMVVDNRGAAWRGREFRKLTQYQLGVRESQDQIDAAKWIGRQPWADASRIGLWGWSYGGYMTALTLSRGGSVFKAGMSVAPVVDMRYYDTIYTERFMWTPQENADGYRRSSVLTYLGGMTARFLLAYGTGDDNVHPQNSIVLANALVAANKPFSMLLYPNRTHSISGGNAQPHLFESLTRFVLENL
- a CDS encoding glycogen-binding domain-containing protein, giving the protein MSRRSRVGAWLGGAAAAVVTFPIESSPLAAQHAQVTGSLDVGAASVAYDEFLRSSVATLSPAFRVEAGRASFVARGAYSQFLETGNYSFEGTLAASVMSPAVWKARGELFATASNTRYSRLGDSAATNLLAVGRVHIAEADRGLWLGTGFGVVTQGFNLPDDLVQADVGGWWRSGEATLTAQALPTRVGSLKYADFIVGARWSPPRAEVTATAGYRQGAVSTGVSRWAEIGGTYWLMSHLALIGGAGVFPTELWRGLPGGRYASAAVRIATHAPRASDPARVAELTQPYELGRLRPSASAAQFTVLTEPNGTRTLRLRAPGATAVELIGDFTDWLPTPLVSSGNGTFTLNVFLSPGIHRVNVRLDGGPWVAPPGISKVRDAYGGEVGLLVVQ
- a CDS encoding 3-hydroxyacyl-CoA dehydrogenase NAD-binding domain-containing protein, translated to MTVPTLPVLTTETVHDVVIATLDGPGSVNTLGPAAIAALVALLDDVERDDAVRAVVLQSAKPDSWIAGFDIEELARFESAADGERTSREAHALLDRVERCRVPWVAAIQGACLGGGLELALACAWRIAADHPSTALALPEVQLGLVPGGGGTQRLPRCVGLGAALDLMLTGRRVRARQALGMGLVDDVVHPAALAEAALRRARELADGRAPTRRTPRRAAAARLLDGNALGRALVLRQARERVLRRTHGHYPAPLAVLDAVREGYARGVDAGLRAEARHFGELAVSAVSRELVYLFFATTALKKDPGSAAAPRAVAKLGVVGAGFMGAGIAAAAAAVGTPVRLRDTDAGRVGKGLAAARADLVTGTTDYTGFRRADLVIEAVFEDLDVKRRVIDEIERAAPDAIVASNTSTIPIARLAERAARPERVIGMHFFSPVAKMPLLEVIEADGTAPETTATAVAFGKRLGKTVIVVRDGPGFYVNRILNPYVGGAGRLLDEGVAIDAIDRALVDFGFPVGPITLLDEVGLDIAGKSGRIMHDAFGARMAPAQSLLRVLDAGRLGRKGRLGFYRYDAAGKKRGVDESVYALLPTGERRTRMAPEEIVRRTVGPLLEEAERCLAEGIIRSARDGDVGAVFGIGFPAWRGGPFRYLAATGTALAPRHL